A region of Mesorhizobium sp. M3A.F.Ca.ET.080.04.2.1 DNA encodes the following proteins:
- a CDS encoding ribonuclease E/G, whose protein sequence is MPNKMLIDASHPEETRVVVVRGNRIEEFDFESQDKKQLKGNIYLARVTRVEPSLQAAFVEYGGNRHGFLAFSEIHPDYYQIPVADRQALLRAEAQEAEDEDDEEAESGEEQQARDRGGRRNRRRGGRNRDRGEQKRDAAAGSDESSESAEETTPASAETVSEGGDAGDALTEITEEGSSLVEAAAEAADEQDSTGAEPVATAETDVSPESGDEESSERGPTSIAASVDADVISEAVPQAESATETAPADEAASSDNDRGMVEEVQSSHSDEHEIESVGAEDALEEVRNRRKPVRRQYKIQEVIKRRQILLVQVVKEERGNKGAALTTYLSLAGRYSVLMPNTARGGGISRKITNAQDRKRLKEVVADLDVPQGMGVILRTAGESRTKAEIKRDYEYLMRLWENVRNLTLQSTAPALVYEEGSLIKRSVRDLYNKDIDEILVSGEDGYREAKDFMRMLMPSHAKVVQPFRDTTPIFVRNGIEAQLDRMLQPQVTLKSGGYIIINQTEALVSIDVNSGRSTKEHSIEDTALHTNLEAAEEVARQLRLRDLAGLIVIDFIDMEENRNNRSVEKRLKDHLKNDRARIQVGRISHFGLMEMSRQRIRASVLESTMKPCPHCGGTGHVRSDSSVALMVVRAIEEFLLKDSRSHITVRTPAATALYVLNHKRANLVELEARFGLTITLEADETLGSQHYAIFRGAVAEKPEGFVEVRSLPTYVEPEEPEDEIVVEEDEMSAEAEQPRHPQQHGQHEQRSGEDGDNRDRKRRRRRRRRGGKDRDREHPAHADAVSAPAAADDGTPVEVEAEAAPEVTAGGEAAAADDASGKKRRRGKRGGKRNRQGEESVDAVAGDQTEGAEDEAADDKVAASAEQAATPAPANDDAPDADKTKKLRRAPRAKKAAAAAVVDAVAEPVAEVPAPAAAEPEPVLAASAAAEAEAPAHPTRRRPQSIDAPAVPVVSSNVSEEAKAEDKPKRAGWWQRKGFF, encoded by the coding sequence ATGCCCAACAAGATGCTGATAGACGCCTCCCACCCGGAGGAAACACGCGTTGTTGTCGTTCGCGGTAACCGCATCGAAGAATTCGACTTTGAATCCCAGGACAAGAAGCAGCTCAAAGGAAATATCTACCTCGCCCGCGTAACCCGCGTCGAACCTTCCCTCCAGGCAGCCTTTGTCGAATATGGCGGCAACCGTCACGGGTTTCTTGCCTTCAGTGAAATTCACCCGGACTATTACCAGATCCCGGTCGCCGACCGTCAGGCCTTGCTGCGTGCCGAAGCGCAGGAGGCCGAGGACGAAGACGACGAGGAAGCCGAGAGCGGCGAAGAGCAGCAGGCGCGCGACCGCGGCGGCCGCCGCAACCGCCGGCGCGGCGGCAGGAACCGTGATCGCGGCGAGCAAAAGCGCGATGCTGCCGCCGGTTCCGACGAATCCAGCGAAAGTGCCGAAGAAACAACGCCGGCAAGCGCTGAGACCGTCAGCGAGGGCGGCGACGCTGGCGATGCCCTGACGGAAATCACCGAAGAAGGCTCTTCGCTTGTCGAAGCCGCGGCCGAGGCGGCCGATGAACAGGACAGCACCGGCGCCGAACCTGTCGCGACCGCAGAGACGGACGTCAGTCCCGAAAGCGGGGATGAGGAGTCTTCCGAGCGCGGCCCAACCTCCATTGCGGCCAGCGTCGATGCCGACGTGATTTCCGAAGCGGTGCCGCAGGCCGAGTCCGCCACCGAAACCGCTCCTGCCGACGAAGCCGCCTCCAGCGACAACGATCGCGGCATGGTCGAAGAGGTCCAGTCCTCGCATTCGGACGAGCACGAGATCGAATCCGTTGGCGCCGAGGACGCTCTGGAAGAGGTGCGCAACCGCCGCAAGCCGGTTCGCCGCCAGTACAAGATCCAGGAAGTCATCAAGCGCCGGCAGATCCTGCTGGTGCAGGTCGTAAAGGAAGAGCGCGGCAACAAGGGCGCGGCGCTTACCACCTACCTTTCGCTCGCCGGCCGCTATTCGGTGCTGATGCCGAACACGGCGCGCGGCGGCGGCATCTCGCGCAAGATCACCAATGCGCAGGACCGCAAGCGATTGAAGGAAGTTGTCGCCGATCTCGACGTGCCGCAGGGCATGGGCGTGATCCTGCGCACCGCTGGCGAAAGCCGCACCAAGGCCGAGATCAAGCGCGACTATGAATATCTGATGCGGCTGTGGGAGAACGTCCGCAACCTGACACTGCAGTCGACGGCCCCTGCCCTGGTCTATGAGGAAGGAAGCCTGATCAAGCGCTCGGTCCGCGACCTTTACAACAAGGATATCGACGAGATCCTGGTCTCCGGCGAGGACGGCTATCGCGAGGCCAAGGACTTCATGCGCATGCTGATGCCGAGCCACGCCAAGGTGGTTCAGCCCTTCCGCGACACCACCCCGATCTTCGTGCGCAACGGTATCGAGGCGCAACTCGATCGCATGCTGCAGCCGCAGGTGACGCTGAAGAGCGGCGGCTACATCATCATCAACCAGACCGAGGCGCTGGTTTCGATCGACGTCAACTCCGGCCGCTCCACCAAGGAGCATTCGATCGAAGACACCGCGCTCCACACCAATCTGGAGGCCGCCGAGGAAGTCGCGCGGCAACTCAGGTTGCGCGACCTCGCCGGCCTGATCGTCATCGATTTCATCGACATGGAGGAGAACCGCAACAACCGGTCCGTCGAGAAGCGCCTGAAGGACCACCTCAAGAACGACCGCGCACGCATCCAGGTCGGCCGCATCTCGCATTTCGGCCTGATGGAGATGTCGCGCCAGCGCATCCGCGCCAGCGTGCTGGAATCGACCATGAAGCCCTGTCCGCATTGCGGCGGCACCGGCCATGTCCGCTCCGATTCCTCGGTAGCGCTGATGGTGGTGAGGGCGATCGAGGAATTCCTGCTCAAGGATTCGCGCAGCCACATTACCGTGCGCACCCCGGCGGCGACCGCGCTCTATGTGCTCAACCACAAGCGAGCCAATCTCGTCGAACTCGAAGCCCGCTTCGGTTTGACCATCACGCTCGAAGCAGACGAAACCCTGGGATCCCAGCACTACGCGATTTTCCGCGGCGCCGTGGCCGAGAAGCCGGAAGGCTTTGTCGAGGTGCGCAGCCTGCCGACCTATGTCGAGCCGGAAGAGCCCGAGGACGAGATCGTCGTCGAGGAAGACGAGATGTCGGCCGAGGCCGAACAGCCGCGTCATCCGCAGCAGCACGGACAGCATGAGCAGAGGTCCGGCGAGGACGGGGACAACCGTGATCGCAAGCGCCGCAGGCGCCGCAGGCGGCGTGGCGGCAAGGATCGCGACCGCGAGCATCCAGCCCATGCGGATGCCGTGTCAGCGCCCGCGGCGGCAGACGACGGCACCCCGGTTGAGGTAGAGGCCGAAGCCGCACCGGAGGTGACAGCCGGTGGCGAAGCGGCAGCGGCTGACGATGCTTCCGGCAAAAAGCGCAGGCGCGGCAAGCGCGGCGGCAAGCGCAATCGTCAGGGCGAAGAATCGGTCGATGCCGTCGCCGGCGATCAGACGGAAGGCGCCGAGGACGAGGCGGCGGACGACAAGGTCGCAGCCTCCGCCGAACAGGCGGCAACTCCGGCGCCAGCCAATGACGATGCGCCCGACGCGGACAAAACGAAGAAGCTGCGCCGCGCCCCGAGGGCAAAGAAGGCTGCGGCGGCAGCGGTGGTCGATGCCGTGGCCGAGCCTGTCGCTGAAGTACCTGCCCCTGCGGCCGCCGAACCGGAACCGGTGCTTGCTGCTTCTGCCGCGGCGGAAGCTGAGGCTCCAGCGCATCCGACCCGGCGCAGGCCCCAGTCGATCGACGCGCCGGCGGTTCCCGTCGTCTCATCGAATGTGAGCGAGGAGGCCAAGGCCGAAGACAAGCCGAAGCGCGCCGGCTGGTGGCAGCGCAAGGGCTTTTTCTAA